One segment of Brassica napus cultivar Da-Ae chromosome C3, Da-Ae, whole genome shotgun sequence DNA contains the following:
- the LOC106451490 gene encoding aquaporin TIP1-1 — translation MPIRNIAVGRADEATRPDALKAALAEFISTMIFVFAGSGSGMAFNKLTENGGTTPSGLVAAALAHAFGLFVAVSVGANISGGHVNPAVTFGAFVGGNITLLRGILYWIAQLLGSVVACLLLKFATGGLVVPAFGLSAGVGVSNALVFEIVMTFGLVYTVYATAVDPKNGSLGTIAPIAIGFIVGADILAGGAFSGASMNPAVAFGPAVVSWSWNNHWVYWAGPLIGGGVAGLIYEVFFINTTHEQLPTTDY, via the exons ATGCCGATCAGAAACATTGCCGTTGGTCGTGCCGATGAGGCCACCCGTCCCGACGCCTTAAAGGCGGCGTTGGCTGAGTTTATATCAACTATGATCTTTGTTTTCGCCGGCTCAGGCTCCGGGATGGCTTTTAACAAGCTCACTGAAAATGGAGGCACCACTCCCTCCGGCCTCGTAGCCGCCGCACTTGCACACGCTTTTGGACTCTTTGTCGCTGTCTCAGTCGGCGCCAACATCTCCGGTGGACACGTTAACCCCGCCGTCACTTTCGGCGCTTTTGTTGGTGGTAACATCACTCTCCTCCGTGGTATTCTTTACTGGATTGCTCAGCTACTCGGTTCCGTCGTCGCTTGTCTCCTCCTAAAGTTCGCCACCGGCGGTTTG GTGGTGCCGGCTTTTGGCCTCTCAGCGGGAGTAGGAGTTTCAAATGCTTTGGTTTTCGAGATCGTAATGACATTTGGGCTAGTTTACACAGTCTACGCCACCGCCGTTGATCCCAAGAACGGGAGTCTTGGAACAATCGCTCCTATTGCAATAGGTTTCATAGTCGGTGCCGATATCTTGGCCGGAGGGGCATTTAGTGGAGCCTCCATGAACCCCGCTGTGGCTTTCGGACCAGCGGTGGTGAGCTGGTCGTGGAACAACCACTGGGTCTACTGGGCTGGACCTCTTATCGGCGGTGGAGTCGCCGGACTCATCTACGAGGTTTTCTTCATCAACACCACACATGAACAGCTCCCCACCACCGACTACTGA